From the Lampris incognitus isolate fLamInc1 chromosome 6, fLamInc1.hap2, whole genome shotgun sequence genome, one window contains:
- the cfap161 gene encoding cilia- and flagella-associated protein 161, whose amino-acid sequence MAQFGSYCPSVRVGNWSEDAVLEEEALRDFLERRARGELTGQRRDLLRRGALQQVNLSVSKDGGLHFGDVVMLLNMGGQNREISAIGINVDIGNLTETPEPVIKAPCGVSAGRSVEPCARTAFIITSVDGSPEGSALHYEQSFALKTTSGFSGGLYLTSDLRTFQKCAKKSRLQEVSLDEASSFMSWWKVVHFDPQERIESEGVPVPANTEVLVTHCKTNQALAVLGDQVLWTMCGQEYEVTAHTFLDSHKAERDNNHWIFSTSDPAVAGFSPSGWVLPQWLDSPPAAGFSPSGWVLPQWLDSPPAAGFSPSYWVLPQWLDSPPAAGFSPSGWVLPQWLDSPPVAGFSPSCWVLPQWLDSPPAAGFSPSGWVLPQWLGSR is encoded by the exons ATGGCTCAGTTCGGAAGCTACTGCCCCAGTGTGCGCGTCGGGAACTGGAGCGAGGACGCGGTCTTGGAGGAG GAGGCGCTCAGAGACTTCCTGGAGAGGCGCGCCAGAGGCGagctgaccggccagaggagagACCTCCTCAGACGCGGCGCGCTGCAGCAG GTAAATCTGTCAGTGTCAAAGGACGGCGGTCTGCACTTTGGAGACGTTGTGATGCTGCTGAATATGGGAGGGCAAAATAGGGAGATCAGTGCAATCGGCATCAACGTGGACATTGGCAATCTGACCGAGACTCCCGAACCTGTCATTAAAGCCCCTTGTGGAGTCAGTGCAGGAAGAAGTGTAGAGCCTTGCGCACGCACCGCTTTCATCATCACCAG TGTGGACGGCAGTCCTGAGGGATCGGCTCTACATTATGAGCAAAGTTTCGCCCTGAAAACAACAAGTGGCTTTTCTGGAGGa CTGTATTTGACCAGTGACCTGCGGACTTTTCAGAAG TGTGCAAAGAAGTCCCGCCTCCAGGAAGTGAGTCTGGACGAAGCCAGTTCTTTTATGTCGTGGTGGAAGGTTGTGCACTTTGACCCCCAAGAGAGGATCGAGTCTGAAGGCGTGCCTGTCCCT GCGAATACTGAAGTGCTGGTTACACACTGCAAGACAAATCAGGCTCTCGCTGTCCTGGGCGATCAAGTCCTCTG GACCATGTGTGGCCAGGAGTATGAGGTGACGGCCCACACCTTCCTGGACTCCCACAAAGCCGAGCGGGACAACAACCATTGGATATTTTCAACTTCTGACCCTGCAG TGGCTGGATTCTCCCCCAGCGGCTGGGTTCTCCCCCAGTGGCTGGATTCTCCCCCAGCTGCTGGGTTctcccccagtggctgggttctccCCCAGTGGCTGGATTCTCCCCCAGCTGCTGGGTTCTCCCCCAGCTACTGGGTTCTCCCCCAGTGGCTGGATTCTCCCCCAGCTGCTGGGTTCTCCCCCAGCGGCTGGGTTCTCCCCCAGTGGCTGGATTCTCCCCCAGTGGCTGGATTCTCCCCCAGCTGCTGGGTTCTCCCCCAGTGGCTGGATTCTCCCCCAGCTGCTGGGTTctcccccagtggctgggttctcccccagtggctgggttctcgGTAG